A region from the Abyssisolibacter fermentans genome encodes:
- a CDS encoding ABC transporter permease, which produces MKIKYKILRWSIPFFILLLWFLVTNLGYWSLYILPSPIRVAKTAFALLKSGELLKHMAVSLTRVILGFSISFLIAFPIGVFMGLKKNVYYIFNPLLEFLRHVPPLALIPMLILWFGIGEKSKLIVIILASFFPMLLNILKGISNCDIKLIEVGQSFGFSKYKIFIKIILPSALKDILVGMRIGLGYSWRAIIGAELIAASSGIGYLILDSQQLSRPDKVIVGILVIGTLGTFIDWLFRILINKFQGR; this is translated from the coding sequence ATGAAAATAAAGTATAAAATTCTAAGATGGAGTATACCTTTTTTTATTCTATTATTATGGTTTTTGGTAACTAATTTAGGTTATTGGAGTCTTTACATTCTACCATCACCTATTAGAGTTGCTAAAACGGCTTTTGCACTATTAAAAAGTGGTGAATTGTTAAAACATATGGCTGTTAGTTTAACCAGAGTAATATTAGGCTTTAGTATTTCTTTTTTAATTGCATTTCCTATAGGTGTTTTTATGGGACTTAAAAAAAATGTTTATTATATTTTTAATCCTTTGTTAGAATTTTTAAGACATGTGCCGCCTTTAGCATTAATACCTATGCTTATTTTGTGGTTTGGCATTGGTGAAAAATCAAAATTAATTGTAATAATTTTAGCCTCATTCTTTCCAATGCTGTTAAACATACTAAAAGGTATTTCTAATTGTGATATAAAACTCATAGAAGTTGGACAATCTTTTGGTTTTAGTAAATATAAAATATTCATTAAAATAATTTTGCCATCCGCTTTAAAGGATATATTAGTTGGTATGAGAATAGGACTTGGTTACAGCTGGAGAGCCATTATAGGTGCTGAATTAATTGCTGCATCTTCAGGTATTGGTTATCTTATCTTAGATTCTCAACAGTTATCTAGACCTGACAAGGTAATTGTAGGTATTTTAGTTATAGGCACCTTGGGAACTTTTATAGATTGGTTATTTAGAATTTTAATAAATAAATTTCAGGGAAGGTAA
- a CDS encoding ABC transporter substrate-binding protein encodes MFKKYICIILAISLLFVFVGCKDNQQASLEKITLTYVKAPLNVPSIIQKNNQLFANEFKNDNIKVEFSTLTAGPKQTEALAAGEIDFLNAVGGTSVILAAANGVDLEIISTFSRCPKAFMIVTNSDNIESMADLKDKKVGGPKGTILHQLLIAALDNESLSKDDVKFMSMGIPDAMAALANGEIDAALVAGPAAYNSVKSGAKVLTTGEGLIDATIVVAASKKVIDEHPDIVKRFLKVQSDSIKWINENKDEAIKITAKETDLDEKAVKEMFDWYNFDPAFTPEDAKGLEATQKFLIDNGMLDNEININDIVANIK; translated from the coding sequence ATGTTTAAGAAGTACATATGTATTATTTTAGCTATAAGTTTATTATTTGTTTTTGTAGGTTGTAAAGATAACCAACAAGCTTCTCTAGAAAAAATTACTTTAACCTATGTGAAAGCACCTTTGAATGTACCATCAATAATACAAAAAAACAATCAATTATTTGCAAATGAATTTAAAAATGACAATATAAAAGTTGAATTTTCAACATTAACAGCAGGACCAAAACAAACTGAAGCTTTAGCAGCAGGTGAGATAGATTTTTTAAATGCTGTTGGTGGAACATCTGTAATATTAGCAGCTGCCAATGGTGTCGATTTAGAGATCATCAGCACATTTAGTAGATGCCCAAAAGCATTCATGATTGTAACAAACTCTGATAATATAGAAAGTATGGCAGATTTAAAAGATAAAAAAGTCGGCGGTCCTAAAGGAACTATCCTACATCAATTATTAATTGCTGCACTTGATAATGAAAGTTTATCAAAGGATGATGTGAAATTTATGTCTATGGGTATACCTGATGCTATGGCAGCTTTAGCAAATGGTGAAATAGATGCAGCCTTAGTTGCTGGACCAGCAGCTTATAATTCTGTTAAGAGTGGTGCTAAAGTTTTAACTACAGGTGAAGGTTTAATTGATGCTACTATAGTTGTCGCAGCAAGTAAAAAAGTCATTGATGAACATCCTGATATTGTTAAGAGATTTTTAAAAGTTCAGTCTGACAGCATTAAATGGATAAATGAAAATAAAGATGAAGCCATAAAAATAACTGCTAAAGAAACTGATTTAGATGAAAAAGCAGTCAAGGAAATGTTTGATTGGTATAATTTTGATCCAGCATTTACACCAGAAGATGCTAAAGGCTTAGAAGCTACTCAAAAATTCTTAATTGATAATGGTATGCTTGACAATGAAATTAATATAAATGATATTGTTGCTAATATAAAATAA
- a CDS encoding ABC transporter ATP-binding protein gives MANVTLDKITKKYLVNNQVISVLNGISYTFEDKTITVILGKSGCGKTTLLRLIANLEMPTEGNIHIQGTNSKIGTVFQESRLMPWLNVEDNIMFSLDHKDTSLIQKYLDIMGLNNFRKAYPNQISGGMAQRTSIARTLAYNPEVMLMDEPFAALDYFTRKKLQHELLSIYEIYKRTIVFITHNVEEALLLGHKILILNKGKISKEYDLTQYTYPRDMVSKSLLNLKEDIINTISKH, from the coding sequence ATGGCTAATGTTACTTTGGACAAAATAACAAAAAAATATTTGGTAAATAATCAAGTTATTTCAGTTTTAAACGGTATTTCGTATACCTTTGAAGATAAAACTATAACAGTTATCTTAGGAAAAAGCGGATGTGGGAAAACTACCTTACTTAGATTAATTGCAAATTTAGAAATGCCTACTGAAGGTAATATTCACATACAAGGTACAAATAGCAAAATAGGTACTGTTTTTCAAGAAAGCAGACTTATGCCTTGGTTAAATGTGGAAGATAATATTATGTTTTCACTTGATCATAAGGATACATCTCTTATTCAAAAATATCTAGATATTATGGGACTCAATAATTTTAGAAAAGCATATCCAAATCAAATTTCAGGAGGTATGGCACAAAGAACTTCTATCGCTAGAACCTTGGCTTATAATCCTGAAGTCATGTTAATGGACGAACCTTTTGCAGCTCTGGATTATTTTACAAGAAAAAAACTTCAACATGAACTGTTAAGCATCTATGAAATTTATAAAAGAACAATTGTTTTTATTACCCATAATGTTGAAGAAGCTTTGTTATTAGGTCATAAAATTTTAATATTAAATAAAGGCAAAATTTCAAAAGAATATGATTTGACACAATATACCTATCCACGAGATATGGTTTCAAAATCTCTATTAAATTTAAAAGAAGATATTATTAATACAATTAGCAAACATTAA